The region GGCGTGTTAATCGCTGTCCGCTCAGCAAATGTACGTAAGTTAAAATTACGAGCATTAATATCTGGTAGATAACGACGACGATGCCATAAAGTCTCCACATATCCTTTATCTTTCGCTTCACGTACAACTTCTTCCATGTACGTTTTAATCGCTGGATATTTTTCAAAATATTTATCAATAAATTCTTGAGCTTCAACACGACTAATGCCAAGATTTTGTGATAACCCATAATCGCTTATCCCATAAACAATCCCAAAATTGACAGCCTTGGCTTGACGACGAATGTTTGGCGTCACCTCTGATGTTTCGGCGACACCAAAGACACGCATAGCTGTACTAGCATGAATATCTTGGTCTTCTCTAAATGCTTCGCGCATGTGTTCATCTTGAGCAATATCAGCTAAAACACGTAACTCAATTTGAGAGTAATCTGATGAAAAAATTTGCCAGTCGGGATGACTTGGCACAAAAGCTTGACGAATTTTACGTCCTTCTTCTAAACGTACCGGAATATTTTGTAAATTGGGATCAACTGAACTTAGACGACCAGTTTGAGTCAACGTTTGAACATATCGTGTATGAATTTTGCCATCATTTGGATGGATTACTTTTAGAAGTCCTTCAACGTAAGTTGATTGAATTTTCATAATTTGACGATAATGTAAGATATCTTCAATAATTGGTGCTTGTTCTTTTAATTGTTCTAAAACATCCACGGCAGTTGAGTAACCTGTTTTCGTTTTTTTAATCACAGGCAATCCCATTTTTTCAAACAAGATAACACCCAATTGTTTCGGTGAATTAATATTAAATTCTTCACCCGCTTGTTCATAAATCCGCGTTTCAATCGCTTGTAGTTGGACTGCAAACTCTTGTTTCATTTCTTGTAAACGTTGAGCATTGACTGCAATACCAGTACTTTCCATCTCCGCCAATACATGACTCAAAGGTAACTCCATCTCATAAAATAGCTCACTTTGCTCTTTATCTGCCAATTTTTTTACTAAGGTCGGCTTAATCGTTTCTAAAGCTTTCACTTTACGAGCTAGATGACCAAAGAAAATAGACTCTTCTGGTATCGCAATCTTAGCGCCTTTCCCATAAATTGCCTCATCTCGTTCTAATTCATAGTAATCATGGTTAAAAGCTACTTCAGCCAGATCCTCACTCTTATCATTAGTATCAATCAAATAGGCTGCTAATAAACTATCAAAACTAATCCCTGTTAATTTAATCCCATAACGATGCAATAAGACCAAGTTAGCTTTAGCATCATAGACATTTTTATGACGTGTCTTATCTTCCAACCATTCTTGCATAAGAGGACTGTGTAACACACTGTCTCCTTGACTTACATATAAACTGTCGC is a window of Vagococcus intermedius DNA encoding:
- the polA gene encoding DNA polymerase I — encoded protein: MPKNKLLLIDGNSIAFRAFYAVQNFESFKTKTGLHTNAVLFFNNMLESIMEKEKPSHVLIAFDAGKTTFRHAFFDEYKAGRAKTPGEFKEQMPYIRELIEACGIKHYELADYEADDIIGTLAKRVDPTEYDVVVLSGDKDLTQLASETIRVEVTSRGVSELVTYTPAFIKEKYGLEPMQIVDMKGLAGDSSDNIPGVTRVGEKTALKLLHEYGSVENLYEHIDDLKQSKMKENLINDREQAFLSKKLATIDTNAPIEIVVDSLLYEGKELEKLVPFYREMEFKQLLNKLDTSQLDEAGESLSDIQFEHVLDSADVTPEMFTDEMSFYIEILDKNYHTAEVQGVSWGSCDSLYVSQGDSVLHSPLMQEWLEDKTRHKNVYDAKANLVLLHRYGIKLTGISFDSLLAAYLIDTNDKSEDLAEVAFNHDYYELERDEAIYGKGAKIAIPEESIFFGHLARKVKALETIKPTLVKKLADKEQSELFYEMELPLSHVLAEMESTGIAVNAQRLQEMKQEFAVQLQAIETRIYEQAGEEFNINSPKQLGVILFEKMGLPVIKKTKTGYSTAVDVLEQLKEQAPIIEDILHYRQIMKIQSTYVEGLLKVIHPNDGKIHTRYVQTLTQTGRLSSVDPNLQNIPVRLEEGRKIRQAFVPSHPDWQIFSSDYSQIELRVLADIAQDEHMREAFREDQDIHASTAMRVFGVAETSEVTPNIRRQAKAVNFGIVYGISDYGLSQNLGISRVEAQEFIDKYFEKYPAIKTYMEEVVREAKDKGYVETLWHRRRYLPDINARNFNLRTFAERTAINTPIQGSAADILKIAMIQMAKRLKAEKLEATMLLQVHDELVFEAPESEIPRLEKLVKEVMEQAVELSVPLKVDSSVGDTWYEAK